A single Desulfovibrio legallii DNA region contains:
- a CDS encoding KUP/HAK/KT family potassium transporter — protein sequence MEQPRITPANVIKSMGLVFGDIGTSPIYTLAVVFMLTGRTEAHFLGILSLIVWTLLLLVTVEYAWLAMSLSKGGEGGTIVLLSLLRPLLRSGRSARAATLLAYVGISLLMGDGVITPAISILSAVEGLTLIPGLAAAPRAVLAGLAVAVAVALFSLQRRGSGALAAVFGPVMALWFAVLAVSGLAALTQAPQVLKALNPWYGLDFILHNGLTGFFVLSEVILCATGGEALYADMGHMGRRPILAAWGVVFCALVLNYMGQTAFLIRNPQTDNVLFALIHSQTPLLYIPFLALCLLATVIASQSLISGLFSIMYQSMATHIMPLFKVDYTSPEMHSQIYINTVNWALCLAVVLVICGFGESHRLAAAYGLAVTGSMTITAVFMVWIFRLRRQPGRCALALGICALDVVYLLANFYKLPHGGYWSVVLAAAPLSLILVYTWGQRAVYARMRPMRQGVFLAAFTALRRKNRPIRGTAIFFLRSLEAISPYIVKTIFMNGIMYERSIMLSVTRTFEPLGLEWRLTAGPAPGLSVFEVSAGYMEVVDIAAILAAAGIRPRAIFYGVEDIITNRPLARAYALIKRLAPSFVQFYKLPTHAVHGVVSRVTL from the coding sequence ATGGAACAACCCAGGATCACCCCGGCCAACGTGATCAAATCCATGGGCCTGGTGTTCGGCGACATCGGCACCAGCCCCATCTACACGCTGGCCGTGGTCTTTATGCTTACCGGGCGCACTGAGGCCCATTTTTTGGGCATCCTTTCCCTGATTGTCTGGACACTGCTCCTGCTCGTCACCGTGGAGTACGCCTGGCTGGCCATGAGCCTGAGCAAGGGGGGCGAAGGCGGCACCATTGTGCTGCTCTCGCTGCTGCGGCCCCTGCTGCGTTCGGGCCGCTCCGCGCGCGCGGCCACGCTGCTGGCCTATGTGGGCATTTCTCTGCTTATGGGCGACGGCGTCATCACCCCGGCCATCAGCATTCTTTCGGCCGTGGAGGGGCTTACGCTCATCCCCGGGCTGGCGGCTGCACCCAGGGCCGTGCTGGCGGGCCTGGCCGTGGCCGTGGCCGTGGCGCTGTTCTCTTTACAGCGGCGGGGCAGCGGCGCGCTGGCGGCGGTGTTCGGGCCGGTCATGGCCCTGTGGTTTGCGGTGCTGGCCGTCTCCGGCCTGGCGGCCCTGACGCAGGCCCCGCAGGTGCTCAAGGCCCTGAACCCCTGGTACGGGCTGGACTTTATCCTGCACAACGGGCTCACGGGCTTTTTTGTCCTTTCGGAGGTCATCCTCTGCGCCACGGGCGGCGAGGCCCTGTATGCGGATATGGGGCACATGGGCCGGCGGCCCATTCTGGCGGCCTGGGGAGTGGTCTTCTGCGCGCTGGTGCTGAATTATATGGGCCAGACCGCCTTTCTCATCCGCAATCCGCAGACGGACAACGTGCTCTTTGCCCTGATCCACAGCCAGACGCCCCTGCTCTACATTCCCTTTCTGGCGCTCTGCCTGCTGGCCACGGTCATTGCCTCCCAGTCGCTCATCAGCGGGCTTTTTTCCATCATGTACCAGAGCATGGCCACCCACATCATGCCCCTGTTCAAGGTGGACTACACCTCGCCGGAGATGCATTCCCAGATCTACATCAACACGGTGAACTGGGCGCTCTGCCTGGCTGTGGTTCTGGTCATCTGCGGCTTTGGGGAGTCGCACCGGCTGGCTGCCGCTTACGGCCTGGCCGTCACGGGCAGCATGACCATCACGGCCGTGTTCATGGTCTGGATTTTCCGCCTGCGCAGGCAGCCGGGCCGCTGCGCCCTGGCCCTGGGCATCTGCGCGCTGGATGTTGTCTATCTGCTGGCCAACTTTTACAAGCTGCCGCACGGGGGCTACTGGTCCGTGGTGCTTGCCGCGGCTCCGCTCTCGCTCATTCTGGTCTACACCTGGGGGCAACGGGCCGTGTACGCGCGCATGCGCCCCATGCGGCAAGGGGTCTTCCTGGCCGCCTTTACGGCCCTGCGGCGCAAAAACCGCCCCATCCGGGGCACGGCTATTTTCTTTTTGCGCAGCCTGGAGGCCATCTCGCCCTATATTGTGAAGACCATCTTCATGAACGGCATTATGTACGAGCGCAGCATTATGCTGAGCGTGACGCGCACTTTTGAGCCCCTGGGGCTGGAGTGGCGGCTTACGGCAGGCCCTGCGCCGGGGCTGAGCGTCTTTGAGGTCAGCGCGGGCTATATGGAGGTAGTGGATATCGCCGCCATCCTGGCGGCGGCGGGCATCCGGCCCAGGGCCATTTTCTACGGGGTGGAGGACATCATCACCAATCGGCCCCTGGCCAGGGCTTACGCCCTGATCAAGCGCCTGGCGCCTTCCTTTGTGCAGTTCTACAAGCTGCCCACCCACGCCGTGCATGGGGTGGTGAGCCGGGTGACCCTGTAA
- a CDS encoding helix-turn-helix transcriptional regulator, giving the protein MPAPNAPQPPPAPPDRTPTSPRVPQRAARSQGENAAIFANAVRLASMMVRTLGPFCEVAVHDFSDMDHSLIHIEGSLTGRRVGAPVAGLLTKALRRSGHEVEDAIAFSSTTPAGLTLKSSVCFLRNRRGEVVGAVCLHFDLTDLERFQGVLHGLLRFENASDKEPTNLFPACTSDASYSIIETAIRKAGKHPAAMNRQEKKQFVRMMDEEGAFQIKGMVQHLAKAMRISIYTVYNYMRQIKEEGQRQEQPETTE; this is encoded by the coding sequence ATGCCCGCACCCAATGCCCCCCAACCCCCACCGGCCCCGCCCGACCGCACGCCAACGTCCCCCCGCGTCCCGCAGCGGGCCGCCCGCAGCCAGGGAGAAAACGCCGCCATTTTTGCCAACGCCGTCCGCCTGGCGAGCATGATGGTCCGCACCCTGGGCCCCTTCTGCGAGGTGGCCGTACACGACTTCAGCGATATGGACCACTCCCTTATCCACATTGAGGGTTCCCTCACAGGGCGGCGCGTGGGCGCGCCCGTCGCCGGCCTCCTGACCAAAGCCCTGCGCCGGAGCGGCCACGAGGTGGAAGACGCCATTGCTTTTTCCTCCACCACGCCTGCGGGCCTGACGCTCAAATCCTCCGTCTGCTTTCTGCGCAACCGGCGGGGCGAAGTGGTGGGCGCTGTCTGCCTGCACTTCGACCTTACGGACCTGGAACGCTTTCAGGGCGTGCTGCACGGCCTGCTGCGCTTTGAAAACGCTTCGGACAAAGAGCCGACCAACCTCTTCCCCGCCTGCACCAGCGATGCCAGCTATTCCATCATTGAGACGGCCATCCGCAAGGCCGGCAAACACCCCGCCGCCATGAACCGGCAGGAGAAAAAACAGTTTGTGCGGATGATGGACGAAGAAGGCGCATTCCAGATCAAAGGCATGGTGCAGCACCTGGCAAAAGCCATGCGCATTTCCATCTATACCGTCTACAACTATATGCGGCAGATCAAGGAAGAAGGGCAACGCCAGGAGCAGCCCGAAACGACGGAATAA
- a CDS encoding glycosyltransferase family 2 protein produces the protein MPDAPRVSVIIPAWNLWELTAACLRSLAAHSQGENLEAVVVDNGSTDATATELEPLGRALFGAAFRPVRLAENQGFARGCNAGAAAAAGPLLFFLNNDATVTPGWLPPLRAALESPRVGAVGPLLLYPDRTVQHCGIFITPFHTVGHLYEHFPAGHPAVARPHPLQALTGAALLLRAADFQDCGGFFTGYRNGFEDLDLCCALRARGRKLRVAAQSVVLHHTSRTPGRFDHDQANGELFARRCGAALRPDWHLLAALDGYRLCLGPGLALWLEPEPERQEACARAWREAGMSPEACVRLLEKEPLWREGWLRLARRLADLGRAEEAFAAALRCGRFFPHPEVGALLLRLARALGDPQCLREVMEIVASLPQAHALTEVERARLRQARRRAIEAGDDLLAGLCARWLRTA, from the coding sequence ATGCCTGACGCGCCGCGCGTTTCCGTTATTATTCCGGCCTGGAATCTGTGGGAGCTGACCGCCGCCTGCCTGCGTTCCCTGGCCGCTCATTCCCAAGGGGAAAATCTGGAAGCGGTGGTGGTGGACAACGGCTCCACCGACGCCACGGCAACGGAGCTGGAACCCCTGGGCCGGGCCCTCTTTGGTGCGGCCTTCCGGCCTGTGCGGCTGGCGGAAAATCAGGGCTTCGCCAGGGGGTGCAACGCCGGGGCTGCGGCCGCAGCAGGGCCGCTGCTGTTTTTTTTGAACAACGACGCCACGGTAACCCCCGGCTGGCTGCCGCCCCTGCGCGCGGCCCTGGAATCGCCCCGCGTGGGGGCCGTGGGGCCGCTGCTGCTCTACCCCGACCGCACGGTGCAGCACTGCGGCATTTTTATCACGCCGTTCCACACGGTGGGGCATCTGTACGAGCATTTTCCCGCCGGGCACCCGGCCGTGGCGCGGCCGCATCCGCTGCAGGCCCTCACGGGCGCGGCTCTTTTGCTGCGCGCGGCGGATTTTCAGGATTGCGGCGGTTTTTTTACGGGTTATCGCAACGGCTTTGAAGATCTGGACCTCTGCTGCGCCCTGCGGGCGCGGGGCCGCAAACTGCGGGTGGCGGCCCAAAGCGTTGTGCTGCACCACACCAGCCGCACGCCGGGGCGCTTTGACCACGACCAGGCTAACGGGGAGCTCTTTGCCCGCCGCTGCGGCGCGGCCTTGCGGCCGGACTGGCACCTTCTGGCCGCCCTGGACGGTTACCGGCTTTGCCTCGGGCCTGGGCTGGCCCTCTGGCTGGAGCCGGAGCCGGAGCGGCAGGAGGCCTGCGCCCGCGCATGGCGGGAGGCGGGCATGAGCCCGGAGGCCTGCGTCCGCCTGCTGGAGAAAGAGCCCCTGTGGCGCGAGGGCTGGCTGCGGCTGGCGCGCCGCCTGGCGGATTTGGGCCGGGCGGAGGAGGCTTTTGCCGCGGCCCTGCGCTGCGGCCGGTTTTTCCCGCACCCGGAAGTGGGGGCCCTGCTGTTGCGCCTGGCGCGCGCGCTGGGCGATCCCCAATGTCTGCGCGAAGTGATGGAGATAGTGGCCAGCCTGCCTCAGGCCCACGCCCTGACGGAAGTGGAGCGCGCGCGGCTGCGCCAGGCGCGCCGCCGGGCCATTGAGGCGGGAGACGACCTGCTGGCCGGGCTTTGCGCCCGCTGGCTGCGGACGGCCTGA
- a CDS encoding cobyrinate a,c-diamide synthase, whose product MGASAPCSLPRLCVAALAGGGGKTLLALGLAGALRRQGLAVQPFKKGPDYIDAAWLSLAAGRPCTNLDPYFLSPERLRALFVHTLWAAGDAEPTAAPRPAAPVLGLVEGNRGLFDGLDVAGSCSTAALARELACPVLLSLDCTKMTRTAAAVVRGVLAFEPGVPLAGVVLNRVGSARHENLLRSALETYTDLPVLGALPRLAANPLPERHMGLAAHGDALGPQAEAALERLAALAREHLDLPAVLDIARSAPPLAAAAFWPPTATAIPAVGSTADADPSAEEADPASAAVPGPAAAPAQGGGPAPLASDAASAAAAPAATAAQFRPVPPGVPAASRPGAARAAAFGQAEGAAPRIGYVRDAALWFYYRENLEALERAGARLIRLSALDAAPWPALDGLYLGGGFPEDCAPELSRSPHLADLRRLADAGLPIYAECGGFMLLSQGIEREDRLWPLAGVFAVRAQFLPRPQGLGYVCGEVTAANPFFPVGLALRGHEFHYSRCRWQGAPPAFALRLNKGVGMGRAQAGGPGLDGLTRDRVWASYTHIFAPAVPCWAANFADAARAFARGGAQGEEPGAGGKEKAHA is encoded by the coding sequence ATGGGCGCGTCCGCTCCCTGCAGCCTGCCCCGGCTCTGCGTCGCCGCCCTGGCCGGCGGCGGCGGTAAAACCCTGCTGGCCCTTGGCCTGGCCGGGGCTTTGCGGCGGCAGGGGCTTGCGGTTCAGCCCTTCAAAAAAGGGCCGGACTATATCGACGCCGCCTGGCTCTCCCTGGCTGCCGGGCGGCCCTGCACCAATCTGGATCCCTACTTTCTGTCGCCGGAGCGGCTGCGCGCCCTGTTCGTCCACACCCTGTGGGCGGCCGGGGACGCGGAGCCGACCGCAGCGCCCCGGCCGGCGGCCCCTGTGCTGGGGCTGGTGGAGGGCAACCGCGGCCTTTTTGACGGTCTGGACGTGGCGGGCTCCTGCTCCACGGCGGCCCTGGCGCGGGAGCTGGCCTGCCCCGTGCTGCTCAGCCTGGACTGCACCAAGATGACCCGCACGGCGGCGGCCGTGGTGCGCGGGGTTCTGGCTTTTGAACCGGGGGTGCCTTTGGCCGGCGTGGTGCTCAACCGGGTGGGCTCCGCCCGGCACGAAAACCTGCTGCGCAGCGCCCTGGAAACCTATACGGACCTGCCCGTGCTGGGGGCGCTGCCCCGCCTGGCGGCCAACCCCCTGCCCGAACGGCACATGGGCCTGGCCGCCCACGGCGACGCCCTGGGGCCGCAGGCCGAAGCCGCCCTGGAGCGCCTGGCGGCCCTGGCGCGGGAGCATCTGGATCTGCCTGCCGTGCTGGATATAGCCCGCAGTGCGCCGCCCCTTGCGGCGGCGGCCTTCTGGCCCCCCACGGCAACGGCTATCCCTGCTGTCGGTTCCACCGCTGACGCTGACCCCAGCGCAGAAGAAGCCGATCCCGCTTCAGCCGCCGTCCCTGGTCCAGCCGCCGCGCCTGCCCAAGGGGGGGGCCCCGCCCCCCTCGCCTCGGATGCCGCTTCCGCTGCTGCCGCGCCAGCCGCGACGGCGGCGCAGTTTCGCCCCGTTCCGCCCGGCGTCCCTGCGGCGTCCCGCCCTGGAGCTGCGCGCGCCGCTGCCTTCGGCCAGGCCGAAGGGGCGGCCCCGCGCATCGGCTATGTGCGGGACGCGGCCCTGTGGTTTTATTACCGGGAGAATCTGGAAGCTCTGGAACGGGCCGGGGCGCGGCTTATCCGCCTTTCCGCGCTGGACGCGGCCCCCTGGCCCGCGCTGGACGGCCTGTACCTGGGGGGCGGCTTTCCTGAGGACTGCGCGCCGGAGCTCAGCCGCTCGCCCCACCTGGCGGATCTGCGCCGCCTGGCGGACGCGGGCCTGCCCATCTATGCCGAGTGCGGCGGCTTTATGTTGCTTTCGCAGGGTATTGAGCGGGAAGACCGGCTCTGGCCTCTGGCCGGGGTCTTTGCCGTGCGTGCGCAGTTTTTGCCCCGGCCCCAGGGCCTTGGCTATGTGTGCGGCGAGGTGACGGCGGCCAATCCGTTTTTCCCCGTGGGTCTGGCCCTGCGCGGGCACGAGTTCCACTATTCCCGCTGCCGCTGGCAGGGCGCGCCGCCGGCCTTTGCCCTGCGGCTGAATAAGGGCGTGGGCATGGGCCGGGCGCAGGCCGGCGGTCCGGGGCTGGACGGCCTGACGCGGGACAGGGTCTGGGCGTCCTACACGCATATTTTTGCCCCGGCTGTGCCCTGCTGGGCGGCCAACTTCGCGGATGCGGCCCGCGCCTTTGCCCGCGGCGGCGCGCAAGGTGAAGAACCCGGCGCGGGCGGCAAGGAGAAAGCCCATGCCTGA
- a CDS encoding IMP cyclohydrolase, giving the protein MADLKSMYSTVHKDAFPDTLTILLGDEKLVYHKRTWTLDNEEKGLRYGENPDQPAALYALAEGSLTCGGLSWRGPGNGIVSALTEGQMIQAGKHPGKTNLTDVDNGANILQYLTDRPAALILKHNNPCGAAWSREGVAAALDKAFWCDRIAAFGGAVVVNRPFTREAAAMVAANYFEVVAAPAFEEGVVEILKGRKNLRIMELPGLGRLEELTRSAFLDIKSLADGGIIVQKSFVNRILTDADFLPATASTRDGLTVTARAPDKAELDDLRFAWAVEAGVTSNSVIFARDGATLAIGTGEQDRVGCVELAAHKARTKYADMLAFREQGLSLYELKQKAAVAADAARALEDIERRTEEARGGLTGSVLVSDGFFPFRDGVDAAVAQGVRAIAQPGGSLRDAEVVMACNEARPQVAMVFTGQRSFKH; this is encoded by the coding sequence ATGGCGGACCTCAAATCCATGTACAGCACCGTCCACAAGGACGCTTTTCCCGATACCCTGACCATCCTGCTGGGGGACGAAAAACTCGTCTACCACAAGCGCACCTGGACGCTCGACAATGAGGAAAAAGGCCTGCGCTACGGCGAAAATCCGGACCAGCCCGCCGCGCTCTACGCCCTGGCGGAGGGCTCCCTGACCTGCGGGGGGCTCAGCTGGCGCGGGCCGGGCAACGGCATTGTTTCTGCCCTGACCGAGGGGCAGATGATCCAGGCCGGCAAGCATCCGGGCAAGACCAACCTCACGGACGTGGACAACGGGGCCAATATTCTGCAGTACCTTACGGACCGCCCCGCCGCCCTGATCCTCAAGCACAACAATCCCTGCGGCGCGGCCTGGAGCCGCGAGGGCGTGGCCGCCGCCCTGGACAAAGCCTTCTGGTGCGACCGCATCGCCGCCTTCGGCGGGGCCGTGGTGGTGAACCGCCCCTTTACCCGCGAGGCCGCCGCCATGGTGGCCGCCAATTATTTTGAAGTGGTGGCCGCCCCGGCTTTTGAAGAGGGCGTGGTGGAGATTCTCAAGGGCCGCAAAAACCTGCGCATCATGGAGCTGCCCGGCCTGGGACGGCTGGAGGAGCTGACCCGCTCGGCCTTCCTGGACATCAAGAGCCTGGCCGACGGCGGCATCATCGTCCAGAAGTCTTTTGTGAACCGCATCCTCACGGACGCGGACTTTTTGCCTGCCACGGCCTCCACCAGGGACGGGCTGACCGTTACCGCCCGCGCGCCCGACAAGGCGGAGCTGGACGATCTGCGCTTTGCCTGGGCCGTGGAAGCGGGCGTGACCTCCAATTCCGTCATTTTCGCCCGCGACGGGGCCACCCTGGCCATCGGCACCGGCGAGCAGGACCGGGTGGGCTGCGTGGAACTGGCGGCCCACAAAGCGCGTACCAAGTATGCGGACATGCTGGCCTTTCGCGAACAGGGCCTGTCCCTTTACGAGCTCAAGCAAAAGGCCGCCGTTGCTGCGGACGCGGCCCGCGCCTTGGAGGACATTGAACGCCGCACCGAAGAGGCCCGCGGCGGGCTGACGGGCTCCGTGCTGGTGTCGGACGGCTTCTTCCCCTTCCGCGACGGGGTGGACGCGGCCGTGGCTCAGGGCGTGCGGGCCATTGCCCAGCCCGGCGGCTCCCTGCGCGACGCCGAGGTCGTCATGGCCTGCAATGAGGCCCGGCCTCAGGTGGCCATGGTCTTCACGGGCCAGCGCTCCTTCAAGCACTAG
- a CDS encoding adenylosuccinate synthase, which translates to MANTVIIGAQWGDEGKGKIVDMLSAQSRAIVRFQGGNNAGHTIKVGGEETILHLIPSGILHTDKICLIGNGVVLDPHVFLEEVDHLAARGVDVSPARLGISKKTHLILPYHKSLDQAREVRRAGHKIGTTGRGIGPCYEDKAARVGLRAGDLAAPDLVRAKVAHALQEKNVLLRELYKFEPLNPDAVAEGLLALAPRLIPYLTDVEARLQEVQRQGGDILFEGAQGTHLDIDHGTYPFVTSSNTVAGNAAAGAGTAPSALTRVVGIVKAYTTRVGSGPFPTELLDDTGSYLRTQGHEFGATTGRPRRCGWLDAVVLRESVRLNGLTDIALTKLDVLQNLPALQICVAYEYEGRRLDYPPQEEGALARVTPVYEEMPGFEEDIAACAAFDELPPPVRAYVERIEALTGVRVSLISVGADRRQTIVR; encoded by the coding sequence ATGGCGAATACGGTCATCATCGGCGCCCAGTGGGGCGACGAGGGCAAGGGCAAAATTGTGGACATGCTGAGCGCCCAAAGTCGCGCCATCGTGCGCTTCCAGGGCGGCAACAACGCTGGCCACACCATCAAAGTGGGGGGGGAGGAAACCATCCTCCACCTCATCCCTTCCGGCATTCTGCACACGGACAAAATCTGCCTCATCGGCAACGGCGTTGTGCTGGACCCCCATGTTTTCCTTGAAGAAGTGGACCACCTTGCCGCCCGCGGCGTGGACGTGAGCCCCGCGCGCCTCGGCATCAGCAAAAAAACCCACCTCATCCTGCCCTACCACAAAAGCCTGGATCAGGCCCGCGAAGTCCGCCGCGCCGGCCACAAAATCGGCACCACGGGCCGGGGCATCGGCCCCTGTTATGAAGACAAAGCCGCCCGCGTGGGCCTGCGCGCGGGCGACCTTGCCGCGCCCGACCTGGTGCGCGCCAAGGTGGCCCACGCCCTGCAGGAAAAAAACGTCCTGCTGCGCGAGCTTTACAAATTTGAGCCGCTCAATCCCGACGCCGTGGCCGAAGGCCTGCTGGCCCTGGCCCCGCGTCTTATCCCCTACCTCACGGATGTGGAGGCCCGCCTCCAGGAAGTGCAGCGCCAGGGCGGCGACATCCTGTTTGAAGGCGCGCAGGGCACCCATCTGGATATTGACCACGGCACCTACCCCTTTGTGACCTCTTCCAACACCGTGGCCGGCAACGCCGCCGCGGGCGCGGGCACGGCCCCCTCGGCCCTGACGCGCGTGGTGGGCATCGTCAAGGCCTACACCACCAGGGTGGGTTCCGGCCCCTTCCCCACCGAGCTGCTGGACGATACGGGCAGCTACCTGCGCACCCAGGGGCACGAATTCGGCGCCACCACGGGCCGCCCGCGCCGCTGCGGCTGGCTGGATGCGGTGGTCCTGCGCGAAAGCGTGCGCCTCAACGGCCTGACGGACATCGCCTTGACCAAACTGGACGTGCTGCAGAACCTGCCCGCGCTCCAGATCTGCGTGGCTTACGAATACGAAGGCCGCCGCCTGGACTATCCGCCGCAGGAAGAAGGCGCTCTTGCGCGGGTGACGCCCGTTTATGAAGAAATGCCGGGCTTTGAGGAAGACATCGCCGCCTGTGCCGCCTTTGACGAGCTGCCCCCTCCGGTGCGGGCCTATGTGGAGCGCATCGAAGCCCTCACGGGCGTGCGGGTGAGCCTGATCTCCGTGGGCGCGGACCGGCGGCAGACCATCGTGCGCTGA
- a CDS encoding DNA polymerase III subunit delta' codes for MDALLPAVASPAFDAFKGMLRRLAAAPPQVLLLEGGSAAQRREMALYWAMCCNCPQALTAGAPCLTCPTCRQLADGEHLDLAAYDGGISNREDAENPGQVRAFTMENVRLLRRRLRDAPHGPGRRVVLLMGLGQTRDEAANALLKALEEPLETTVFVLLAPQREQLLPTLVSRAFCLTLPWQPDTATEAALAPWEAALAVFLETGQGFLERAAAKGALDAAGADALLLACQKAMGRILAARPGPERPLDAAFAPLDAAARAAACRWFAEAQEALRYGVAPARVLEALAARLFVLRRQGRAA; via the coding sequence ATGGATGCGCTCCTGCCCGCGGTGGCCTCCCCGGCCTTTGACGCCTTCAAGGGCATGCTGCGCCGTCTGGCCGCCGCCCCGCCGCAGGTGCTGCTGCTGGAGGGCGGCAGCGCGGCCCAGCGCCGGGAAATGGCGCTCTATTGGGCCATGTGCTGCAACTGCCCCCAGGCCCTGACCGCAGGCGCGCCCTGCCTGACCTGCCCCACATGCCGCCAGCTGGCCGACGGCGAACACCTGGACCTGGCCGCCTACGACGGCGGCATCAGCAATCGGGAAGACGCGGAAAACCCCGGCCAGGTGCGCGCCTTCACCATGGAAAACGTCCGCCTGCTGCGCCGACGTCTGCGCGACGCCCCCCACGGCCCGGGCCGGCGGGTCGTCCTGCTCATGGGCCTGGGACAAACCAGGGACGAGGCCGCCAACGCCCTGCTCAAGGCCCTGGAAGAGCCCCTGGAAACCACGGTCTTCGTCCTTCTGGCCCCCCAGCGGGAACAACTGCTGCCCACTCTGGTTTCCCGCGCGTTCTGCCTTACGCTTCCCTGGCAGCCGGATACGGCAACCGAAGCCGCCCTGGCCCCCTGGGAAGCCGCCCTGGCCGTCTTTCTGGAAACCGGGCAGGGCTTTCTGGAGCGCGCCGCGGCCAAAGGCGCGCTGGACGCGGCAGGCGCGGACGCCCTGCTTCTGGCCTGCCAGAAAGCCATGGGCCGCATCCTGGCGGCGCGCCCCGGGCCGGAGCGCCCGCTGGACGCGGCCTTCGCGCCGCTGGACGCAGCCGCCCGCGCCGCAGCCTGCCGCTGGTTTGCCGAAGCGCAGGAGGCCCTGCGCTACGGGGTTGCCCCCGCGCGCGTTCTGGAGGCCCTGGCCGCCCGCCTTTTTGTGCTGCGGCGGCAAGGCCGCGCAGCCTGA